The Coffea arabica cultivar ET-39 chromosome 6e, Coffea Arabica ET-39 HiFi, whole genome shotgun sequence genome contains the following window.
ATATCAGCTATAGATCTTTAATTATGTGAAATTTCAGTGGAAATTTCGTACGTGTTCCAAATCGCCATGATTGAAAAGTGCTTCAAAAGagatgaaaataaaaacaagaaatagCTAGCATGGATTTGAAATAGGCATGGAGTGGTTATAATTCTCTTTTGGCCTGGCAGAAGTATACCTTCCCTCAACTTTATAAAGATTGCAACAGGAGACTTTTCAGCTGCATGATTTCCTATTGATTTCCAACAGCAATCTGTTTTGGGGTGTGCCTCTTCCTTGTGAGTGGTGACTGCTTTTGGCTACGGAGAAAGCTGCTGTAGTTGAGAGGTAGTGCCCATTCTCAAATTATTTTCGATTGTCAAAACGGGTGAAAATGCTTTTCTGTGGTGGATCATTGGCTATCTCAAGGGCCTCTGCTTGATAGATTTTGGTACAAGTATAGTGAAGCAATTTGGAAGCAATCAACAAACATATGAGGGTAGTCAGCCTGCAAGATTGAACTTTTAACTGTTAAATCTGCAATTAATTAAGTTTTTGCAGCCAACTGCTGAGATTGTTTCATGGTAGCATTTCGTTTGATTTGAGGGATGTATTCCTAGACACGCTTTCAATAGTGTGGTTATTATGTATACATCGCTTGAGCGCAAAGGATGAAATATTAAACTGAATTGACTGATATATAGATGGTCTATTCTGGTTATATTCTGGTTCAAGCACGCTTTATGTCATAGAGGAGTTTGGGATGGCATGAGGAATTGGGAATCATTTATTCTTCATGTGCCCTTGTTCTAGTTATATTTGGTCAAGAGTTGAAGTATGATCTATGTTATAGAGGAGTTTAAGGATGGCAGGAGGATTTGGCTTGGCAATCTCATCATTTGAAGCAATATTAATTGGATacatattatttgaaataatattcGTGCTTACGTCACAAACATATTTGTCGAccgttttttttaatttttccaattatCTTCTTATCTCACAGATATCATGTCATAACAAGTACTACAGtacttattttaaataatatttcaaatactaTCTAAACAGTTGTTTTGGGTATTTACTAAGAAAACTAGCTAGCTTTGGGAGCTGTCCTCTATCATTTATGGAAAGGAATTGATTAAGGCGGTATTCAAAGAGGTCAGAAATTACATTGCATCTTGGAAGAGGGTCCCAAACACTTCTAAAAATTGGGAACTAAGCCTTGAATGAGATTTTCCCTAATCTATTTTTGAGAAATAGTAGTATGCCTATTTGTGAATGGTTTGTTCTTTCTTATCCATAGTACTATTTGTGCTTGTAAGGCAGCTTAATTACTGCTTATGTAAACTTTCTTGCTGATCAATAAAGAAGTAGGGTAAAGGGCCTTCTGTTAATTCCTAAACACTATAATGCATTGACACGTATCCTCTCTTAACTATCACAAAAAAAACCCTATAAGTGCAACTCTCGTTTAATTAAAGAATCGAAAAACTAAAGTGACACATACTAGACAGGAAAAAAAATCAGTtccttctctctctccttttcgATCCCATTTCTCCTCCTTTGTTGCTTCCAAAATCCTTTTCATaataaagaacttcagaaaaCTTTGCCTTATTGTGATTGAGAGAACCAAAAATCTAAAATTAGAAAAGAAATCTTGTGCTTGTGGTTTCATATTCACAAGTGCAATATGATACCAAAACTTTTTGTCCCTACCAGATGTTAGATAGAATGTTGAACTACAAAAATTTGGAGAAACAGACACAACCTGCGAAGGTTACAAGGCTAAAAGTCATGTATGATGTTTGGATTGTTTCAATTATTCTGTATTAATATAATAGGTGTATTAGTGTAAGATATATAGAATACTCTACCAATTGTACACAATTTCATCTCTTCTAATGATTAATTCAAAGTTAGAGGATGCAATTTGACATCAGAATGAGGGTTTCTTCATtttgctttgatttttttttggtgggataATTCATCGATCCATGAACTGACTATATGAAACGAAGGCTAGTACTCTAAAGAACAGTTGAGCAAAATTTTGTCGGACCATACTACTGAATTTTGTTGAGAAATTTCCCATTTGGGATAAGAGGATTTGTGACAGAAGGAAGTAGAAcctgaaaaaaagaagaagaaaagaaacaagtgtATTCTTTTCTTAATGATGATTGTTTAGATTCACTCAAGAATTAAACTTAACTAGAAATCTTTATTGTGGTAGTTGAGGGAGGACATATATCCAATCATTAAAGTGTATAACACGGTACGTGTCAATGCAGAAAAGAATAATTCCTATCTTATATACtagtttactttatttgatATTGTACTTTGCTCTCCTAAAATTCTTTCTACCACCAAAACATATTACAAATCATATACCGTTCATGTCAACTGAAATAAGATCACAAACTTGTTTAGTTAATTATTGTGTGAAATTTCTGTGTTCGTCTTTTGCAATACGAAAATCAAATAATGAGTGAAGAAGGATGTGGCAAAGCATCTCGGCAGTGAGGAAGGAAGTATAAAAGGAAACTACAAGGAAGATTGGTAATGGGAAGAGCACGAGGCTTTGGGAAGATAGCTGGATACCAGATAGTCCAAATAGGAAACCATCAGTAGCCAAGCCACAGGGATGTCAGTTAAGGATGGTCTCTGAGTTGATAAACAATCACAGATGGAATAGAGTGCTGATTCTTAAAACTTTTTGCTCACAAGATGCAGAGAGAATACTGAGAATATCAATCAGTGTAACAGGAAGAGAAGATAGCTTCTACTGGACACATTCACAGCATGGCCAATACACAGTCTAGTCAGGCTATAAGGTGTGGATGAAGGAAAAGAACCAGAGGGACTCTATGACAAGGAACGAGGCAAGAACTAGCTACGAAGAAACCATAAGCAAATCCTGGAAAGTACTATGGAAGCAGAATGTCAATCAAAAGCTGAAGGTTTTCATGTGGAAATCCTTACATGGTGCACTCCCAGTAAGGGAACTGATCTTCAATCGAACAAAGCAAGGAAACCCAATGTGTGCAGGTTGTGGAGAAAGGGAAGAAACAATAGAACATATGATGTTCCAATGTAAGAAAGCAAAGGAAATATGGAAAATGGCGCCTGTTCAGTGGGAAGGACTGGAGCATTTGACTGGATGCTTCATGAAATGGTGGTCAGCAATTCTGGAAGCTCAGGAAAGTAGAGGGGAGGCAGTTCAGGTGAATGTAACCATTAACATCCTCTGGCAGATTTGGAAAGCTAGAAATGAAAGAGAATTCAACCAAAAGGAAAGAGAGCCTCACAAAGCAATTGAGAAGGCTCAAAAAGAATGGAGGGAGTTTGAGGAGGCTAACAAAGGAATGGAACCAAGGAAGATCACTCAGGAAACAGAAGTGCAATAGTGGATTGATCAACACCAGAACGAAGGAGAAATGAGAATGCTACTCAAGATTCATACTCAGCAAGATCAAAATCAGTCAATAGTGGGAATAGGAATCACTGCAACTGATAATGTGGGGCAATTACAAGGAACCTGGGCACTCAGAGAAAGAATGTCGGGGAACCCAGTGCAAGACCAAGCAGAAGCAGTGAGACTAGCTCTACTTAAAGCTGCCAACCAAGGATGAAGGAGAATCAAAGTAGAGCTGGACAATAAAAGACTGGTGGAAGGTATAAAGGAGTCAAGATATAGCAACTGGCGAGTAGCTACTCTTATTGAGGATATCAAGTCTATTTGTAATTTGTTTCATCAGTGCTCTTTCTCTTTTGTGAATTTGGGAAAAGTTGATAGCATTAAACTGAGCATGCATGCTCTTAACATTTGGGTAGATGAAGAGTGGATTAATCCCATTTTTAGATGCTAACACATCAATGACATATGTAGGATTGCTGTCCTTTTGATTGGACCTTTGTTCAGTTACTGTAAAGAATtgaaaatgaaatacaaagctaatgtttcaacaaaaaaaaaaggtgaagaAACTTGCTTTTCACTTCCCATTTGTGTCGATTTAAACAATCAACTATTCCTTAGGTCATTATCGTTATTTTGATTTAACACTTCCATTTTACACGTTGCATTGCTCCTTGTTAGTGTGCTACTCAATGTTTCAATAGCTCAAGACTAGCCTGTCAAAAACATAAAATCTTTGTCACTATAAACTTTCTTTTGAtccgtttggattgctatttttaaaaatttttattaaaaaaaatatattatagctatttgatatatgtgaaataaaaaaaataattcacaaatgtgttcacgaaaaatataaattttttttatagaaaatatcaatccaaatatTTTCGAGTAAAAGGCACCAATGGTACCTAAACCTTTCGTGAATGGCAGTTTGATACTCCTCCTTTCAATTCTATCATATCtattaaaattttggaattgtGTCTAATTGGTTCCAAAACTCAAATCTAGTGGGAATTGGACGAGCTGGCTAGATGTGGCGAAGAAGGGGTAGTTtttagaacaaaatttaaaaaaaaaatttaaaaaaacatATGGAAACAAACAAAAGCATATTGCTGTAAATGGTTTACAATGATGAAAGATTCCCTTAATCACAATATGTTGGAGTAATTTTACATGTTCTAATACCGTAAAACCTTTataattaacaaatttttaaTCGTATGTTTCACCATTATAAACCATTTTGTCCAACATGTAAACTGATTATAATCTATTAAAGATGTAAAACCTTCGCAACTGATGGTTAAATTGTATGTATCCCTATTGTACATCATTGTGTGCAACATGTAAATTTTACCACACTATTCTTTTGTTGGTTTCCTTGACCACATAGGATAGACAAACGAGTAATCCGTTAACTTTCATTATCATTTGTTATTTTAACGTTATCTAGCTTTGCAACTTAAAActttctctcttccctctctatACCCTCAACCTTCTCTCTACTCTTCTTCCTCTATAGGAGGGAGATATTGGCGTTTAAGTCAGGtctttcttcctcttccttTGTCCTATTCCTTCGTTTCTTACTTTGATTTAGTAAAGTCTCTCTCAAACCATCCAGGTGAgagtttttcttctctcttaagCTATCCTGATAAgagttttgtttagttttttttgttatttattttttcagatCTAAGAATTTCTTCAGATCTATATgttaaatctaaaatttttttggtcTTCTCATCAGATCTCAATATCAGTTTTGAACTTGAACAAGTTGGATAGCAGATCTAAGGGAATAGATATGCACAGATATCTATGGAGTGGTTCGTTCAATATGtcagatttgatgattgatgattcaCGGTGTaatcttttatattttgtatCTCTGTTAAATCTTATGATTTTTTAGATCAAATGTATCTATGACATGTTCAATGTATTTTTTGCCATTAGTGCAGATTACTTTGTCAAGCAAATTGTGCTGGCCAATTTCCAGCGAGATGATTAATAATATTGacttatattttataaaaaaaacgCTTTGCAACTTTGACTTTTAAGAATAATGGCACTAGATAGCCATCACTAGTACTAAAATATACATGAAAGTCCAGAAGAAATTTCAAATGATAAATTGTAgagaaatattaaaaaaaaatcaaactacTGTGCGATcataaataaatattgtcaaATCAAGATTTGCgctaattataaaaatttactACAATCAGACATTTGTTGATCTAGTGAGTTCTTATCTATTGGCAAAACAATCAAGGTTGACacccaaaaaaatttaaagattaTGAACTGGAGTCTCACTATATCTTCTAGGTGGGTTTGGATAGGCATTACTTgaacaaaaattatttgcttgcattacaaatatattttttcatattttttaaattacttttttttggtctcatatatattatatcgtaaaaaatataataataattatttcaaataatatttcaaataaacttctatcTAAACTCACAATGTTCAAAACGTCAAAGATCAAagttatttaaaatttgaaatgacGCGATCAAgtcaaaaatgacaaaattaacACGTACAAGAGTATACAGGTCAACAATATTAAGATAGTTGAATGTTAACGTCAAGCCTTGTTTCAAATTAACGAGAAAAGGCTTTGGAGGATCAAAATAGAAGTACCATAGCTTCTCATTAACAACATAAACGTCCACATGGACGCACGACTTCGTTCTCCTCAACAAGTTTTTGAATTGACCAAGTTTATGAATTGACTAATGCTTCGTTCGACCTCCTTGAAAGTGATTCAAGATTTCAAGTGGTCCTCcaactgaaaatttttttatttggtcCTCCAAAGCGGGAACTGTCTCAATATGATCTCTTAAACTGAAAGTGTCTTATTTTGGTCGTCCAAACTAGCAACAAACTTTCTAAAGTTGGTCTTCGAAGGTTACATTGTTAAAGGAATTAACAATTGGCTAGCTTTTGAAGGATTTAACTGCAACAagaggaaataaaaaaaagtaattttaattattttacacAAAACTTTCTCACCTTAATTTCTTTAGTGATATGTGTACTAGAGCTTTTGAAGTGACTTGTGATTTCAATAGCAAATGCTATGGAGGTcgtacaaaagaaaaaaaaactacacaTTCTAGTTCAATAATAAATTTATGAGAGAAGAAAAGCGCTATTAGCAGAATAAATGCATAACCTAACAtgattttaacttttttgttgCTTGATTGTTCTATGATTAGTCAGTCATGTAAATGCTTGGAGGATGAAATTGGAATAGTATTCTCAATTTGgagattcaaattcaaattttatactaCTTTGGATTACTTTGGATTGGAGGGACCATATTAAAATATCTTGCTACCTTGGGGGATTACATTCAGTTTAAGGGACCAAACCaatatttttaatcattttagagggccaaaataaaattatccctatttatgtaattttaaaCATTTGTAATCcaatccaaaacaaaaaaaaaaacttacaatcCAAGACAAATTTAAGCTATAATCACTAATCTTCCATTACTTTTAAAACAATTAACACAAGAAATAAAAGGTTTCATTCTCACAACCCCCTCTCTATTTCCAAAATACCATAAACAAGAAAAAGttataaaaaggaaaacataaaaTCAGGGTCATAAAGGAGATCTAAAAAAGTTTAAAGTACTCAATGAAATAGgaaacaataaaaatgaaaaagttgAAGGGCATTTGTTAAATTACCACCAAAGATTGTCGTTCAAAGGGGTCCCAACTCCCTGATTCACACATCTCCTTCCTCTCAGAacagagcgagagagagagagggagaaggcACAAACACCTGGTTGGAGAAAGGTAAAGATTTCGATCTGACAAAATTCCCATTTTGCTTCGTGAATTTCAAGGCGGTGTGACATCACATCTTTTGTGTGTGGTTGCGTgtccttttcttgaaaattctTTAAATGTTCTGTGTTTACGTGAAAAGACCTccattctttcttctcttttctcttggtcATATAAATATCTCTTTCAAAACACGCGTTTAGGGATAACCCTTTTCCCCATTTTCCGTGTGAATCTCGTGTTGATCATTGCTTACTCGTTCTGCATCATTTCTGTTTGTAATTTTCGAAATTTTAAGGATACAAGTCGAAAAAGTTGTGTTTTTGGAAGTCACTTGCAGGTTTTCCAGCTGGATTTGAAGATAAAAGGTGAATTAAAGTGGATGTTCAAGTATGCATTTGTTGCATAGTTTGtatttagatttgcatttgCTAATTTATGTTGAAATTTGGGTTGGTTGGCTCAAATCTTGATCTTTATGAAAGTTCAAGATTATACATctttaaatttttgtttctgAATTATTGGGTTTTTTGGTTCATGATTTATGACTTTTTTCTGTAAAAAAGTCACAtaagttttgtgtgtttttttttttagatataTTCCTGTCTATTTTCgcctcaaaatatttttttctcgTAATTTATGATACCCATGTCTGATCCAAGCCTGTTTAGCGAATATTAGCGAGCCCTTTTGCGATTTCGATCTAATTGTATTTGCTTTATGGATAATTCGGGATTTGATTAATTTGTGTCCTGTTATTTTTGGTTTTGATTGCAGGGTTTGTGTCTTCTCTTGTAGTGTATAAATACAAATAAATAGACCTTCAAGGAACTCCTGAAATAAAGGGTGAGGAGGTTATAATGGATTACGAAAGTAATAATTGGATGTGGGAGGGGATGTATTATTATCCCCATTTGTTTGGTGGGATAATGTTAACTGCTGCTTTGCTTGGGTTATCTACAAGCTATTTTGGTGGGATTAGTGTTCCTACTTTGCCATATTTGTTGCCTGGTTTTGGGAtctttcataagaagacacgcGGAAAGAAACCAGTTCGTGTTTATATGGATGGTTGCTTTGATCTCATGCATTATGGCCATGCAAATGCGTTGAGGCAAGCGAAGGCTTTGGGAGATGAACTGGTTGTTGGAGTTGTGAGTGATGAGGAGATTGTAGCCAATAAGGGTCCTCCTGTCTTGTCAATGGAGGAGAGGTATGAGTGCGTATATTGTTCTTCTTGTTGCATATCTGTTtgtgaaaattttattatttaccATTTATCTTTCAAATGCTTCGACAATTTTCTAAAACTAAAACCTCTTTGCAGACATGTTGTCTGTTAGCTTTCCACACTTTTTTTGGTGTATGTATCATACTCCACTTTGTTGATTAAAATAGTGTATTTTATGTCACGCAAATATATTTATTTGCGGAGTTGGCGTAGTACGTTGGTTGATTATCAACCTGGATGCTTTTGATACCAATTGAGATGTTGAAGATTGGAACTAACATAGTAACGTTCAAGGTAGATGCATCCAAAACAGACCATTTTGAGTTCTTTAAGCCATTATGCAAGATAAGCaacttggaaattttgaaattgtgaGGTATAGGTTTCAGAGAAAAATATACGATCTTGACATCTCTCCTATACCCGCGTCCTCTTCTTTTCATTTGCTTCAGTTTATAATTTTCGTACGCGAGAAAGTATACGACCATTTTGAGTTCTTTAAGCCATTATGCAAGATAAGCaacttggaaattttgaaattgtgaaGTATAGGTTTCAGAGAAAAATATACGATCTTGACATCTCTCCTATACCTGCGTCCTCTTCTTTTCATTTGCTTCAGTTTATAATTTTCGTACGCGAGAAAGTATAACAGAgggggaagaaagagaagggaAAAGTGACGAGAAATATTAAGACAGAAAGAAAATAGGTAGTGACAAATTCATTTCTAAGCTTTTTCCAGAGCTAAACTGTCTGATCTGACCTAGGACACTTCTGGAGGTTACCATTACTACAGGAGAATAATGCATTAGGATTCTTAGCTATTGATTATCTATCTACCTTGAAATTGTGAAGTATAGGTTTCAGAGAAAAATATACGATCTTGACATCTCTCCTATACCTGCGTCCTCTTCTTTTCATTTGCTTCAGTTTATAATTTTCGTACGCGAGAAAGTATAACAGAgggggaagaaagagaagggaAAAGTGACGAGAAATATTAAGACAGAAAGAAAATAGGTAGTGACAAATTCATTTCTAAGCTTTTTCCAGAGCTAAACTGTCTGATCTGACCTAGGACACTTCTGGAGGTTACCATTACTACAGGAGAATAATGCATTAGGATTCTTAGCTATTGATTATCTATCTACCTTTAAGTTAATAGTGTGCCTTAGAAAGGGGCGGCTCCTTTGAATGGCCTAGctatttcatttgcttaccAAGTCCTCAGGGAATCTTGCTGGATCCAGCTATTTCTTCACTTCATTCATGCCTTCTCCTTTTTAGATTTCAGTAAAGAAGTTTGGATAATAACAATAAATTGAAGATTGGCTTATCAAATTCTCGACTCACAAAGGTATTCAAACGTGTAAACTAACTCCAGAACACCCAAAATAGAATTTTTAGACTCACTAACTTGCGTAACATACACAAAAGGTATTCAAATTGAAGATTGGCTTATCAAATTCTCGACTCACAAAGGTATTCAAACGTGTAAACTAACTCCAGAACACCCAAAATAGAATTTTTAGACTCAGTAACTTGCGTAACATACACATAAGTGGACATGCTGTACTTCAGATTATTATGTCTCTTATTTTAGTTGTTCACAATTACATAATTATTCGATTGTAGATTAAAAGTTGGTAAGCAACCTTTTGCACTGCCAGAAATGGTTGAATACCTTCTTAAGTTTCTCATGATGGATACTGATGAGGATTTAACATGTTTTAGCTGTCAATGATGTCCTGGAAagatttattttcaaattctTCTTGACTGAGCAAAATGGGGGAACTAACAATAGAGATCAGGCAATATTTGTAAACAATTTGCTGTATCGCATAACTTGTGGTTTGCAACAAACTAGAAGCCGGGCGAAGAACAATTTTATTTTGCTGTGGGTAAGATATGTGCAAGGATCAATAACTGAGTGTTCTGTTTAGTTGGAGGGGAGTTGGgagaattaacaaaaataaagacTTGTTCTATATAAGAGGACTTAAAGTGATGTATTTGTATAGCACTAGATGATTTTTGGAATTTACATCACAGACCCTGGAAATTAATGTCAGTTATGTTTTATATTTTCCTGGACTACTTATCACTCCATAGTATTATTATGCAGATGATTGTTGAATTTGTGGTGAGCTAGCTAATTTGAAGTCATTTCCAGGCTAGCCCTTGTAAGTGGTTTGAAGTGGGTGGATGAAGTTATTGTCAAGGCTCCTTATGCAATCACTGAAGAGTTTATGAACCAGTTATTCAACAAACATAAAATTGACTACATCATTCACGGTGATGATCCTTGCTTGCTTCCAGATGGAACTGATGCTTATGCTCTGGCTAAGAAAGTAGGTCGCTACAAGCAAATCAAACGCACTGAAGGAGTCTCCAGCACGGATATTGTAGGTACTGTTCTTCTATACCTTCTGTGTCTATCAATGTCATGGCCAACTATTTCCTGAAATTGATTAGTCATTCATAAGGTTTGGCTAAATTGTCCTATAtgcattttgttttgtttttcttggtcaatattAACTGCACCCTTGATTGCTTTGCCCAAATAAGTGCAACAGtttcaaatatttatttgctttttcaaataaaaaagtCAATATTTTAACTGTACCATTTATGAGTTACCCCAACTAAATATTTCGTAACTCTGATATCTGTCCAACTATAGGGAGGATACTTGCATCTGCTAAGGCTGTTAAAGTTCTTGAAGATGGCTTCATATTATCTGACACtgaaaaatcaaataatgcaaaaGAAATCCCCGTCCAAGCAGGTCAGGCCAAGGTTGGCTATGTATCCCAATTTCTTCCTACCTCCAGAAGAATAGTTCAATTTTCGAACGGCAAGGTACAGCCATTCTTGTGCCTCAATTGTTATCACACTTCACTGATGCATAGTAGTGTTTCTCTTTACAGTTCACAGAGTTATCTTTGACTTGTTTACTTTCTTAAATACATATTTATTACCAAATTGAAATAGCTCAAGAAACAATGCAAAGATAAAAACATGGTAAGGTTTATCAAGCTATGACCACAGAAAGAATGGTGTGGTCAAACCACTGAGGATGAAAGCTTAAATCAAATGAAGGACAATAGCTTTCTTCAGTGATGGGGTAATTTATAAGTACCCATAGCTAGAAAGACAATATAAACCCAGTATGTTAGAAAACCATTTGAACTTACAAAGGCAACAACTTTTTTGTGTTAAGTAAATTAAGTTCATGATAGTTCACCACTACATGAGCTCTCTATGGTCTCCTTTAAAACAAATGTAAGGGAGCTGTTATTTAACTCATCACTTCTAGCTGTATTCTAGATAGTATGACGCTAGTATCTTTCCTGCAGATATGAGAATAATTGCAAACTAATATGAAGTTAATGACTAAAATTTCTTTAGATGGGTGAACTGCAGATATTCCTTCATGTTCTCCAGTGTGACTGTGAAATCAGCAGATAGTAAGATTGGTTGGACTAGCCCACTTTTCTGTAGGTTATATATTTTCTTATGCGGCTCTTTTAGTTGCCTCTAAGTCAGGCAAATTTGGttaatttttaaattcatttttcaatgtGTTGTATCTGCGAAAAGATCATTTATTTTGATGAAGAGGGGGCCTGCCTTCTTATACATCATCATCTAGGATTTGACTTGTACTATGGATACTAATAGGAGCTGAACCATTATGGCAAGGAACAGTGTCTTTTCTTTTGGGCAATATAGCTTGAACATGTCACATCCATTGATTATAGGAATTCAGGCTTCTCTCTGTTCtgtctgcaatctgtttatagTGGTCTCTGTACTTCAGTAACTTAGTACATTCtttttataatatttaattttagGGACCTGGACCTAATGACCGTGTGGTATACATTGATGGAGCCTTTGATCTTTTTCATGCTGGCCATGTCGAGGTAAATCCCTAGTCCAAAAGGAGCCTGCATCTTTTACTTGCATAATTTTATTTGCAAGTATCTGTCTgcatgtattttttgattctgGATTTTACTCCTGTCTTGTAAAACTTCTCTGGTAGCATACCAGTAGTCCCTTTTCCATTTTGGCTGCTGCAACTGAGAAGTGCTATTTTGGGAGTTATTCAGCAGCCTTCCATTTTATTTGATCAACTTAGTCAGGATGCTCCATGAAGGAATTATTCTCATCATTTGCACTAATTTGAGATCTTTTTCAGCAGAGTAATCTCTATTTCGTTTATCATTCAAGCCAGGGTCATATTGCTTTCAAAAGTAAGattaaaatcactaaaatcTCATTGGGTACTGTTGTAGAGAATGTATTTGTATGTGTCCTCTGTGGTTCAGTTTTAGCTGCTAGGACAACTGTTGATGAAACCATGAAGCTGTTGATTAATATTTTGGACTATGCTGCCGGGAAAAAACAGATTGGTTAATGTTTGGCTAAGATGACTTGAATGTTATCATCCTTCAGTATTGTTAGATTCGCAATCCTGCAAGATATGAAGCTTCAGGTTTAATAGACTATGCTACAATGTGGTTCTCTAATTTACTAAGTGAGCAGAGCAACTGAAACTGTAATGGACAATTTGTGTCAGTAATTTATTCACCAGATTAGATTTTATGATTCACATGTTAGGTAGGGTGCCCAACTAGATAGACTTGTATTTCTCATTTCTTGACTATTTATATCTGTCCAACTACCTTTAGAGTAGTTGGCCACCAGGGACAGGGAGAGCCTTGAGGCTCTGCTTGGGTGCAGGTCAAGGGATCGAATCCCTTGACTTGCATTCATCTCCAGGATTTTCTGGAAGTTCCATCAGCAGGTGCAAAGGCACCCGTTTGGTCCGGTGGTTGTTCAGTTCCCTCCGGGTTCTTCCTTGGCCCATTTGGGCCCACCCCTCCCCCTTAGGATAGAGTAGGAGTA
Protein-coding sequences here:
- the LOC113696868 gene encoding uncharacterized protein; protein product: MKEKNQRDSMTRNEARTSYEETISKSWKVLWKQNVNQKLKVFMWKSLHGALPVRELIFNRTKQGNPMCAGCGEREETIEHMMFQCKKAKEIWKMAPVQWEGLEHLTGCFMKWWSAILEAQESRGEAVQVNVTINILWQIWKARNEREFNQKEREPHKAIEKAQKEWREFEEANKGMEPRKITQETEVQ
- the LOC113696204 gene encoding ethanolamine-phosphate cytidylyltransferase isoform X1, whose translation is MDYESNNWMWEGMYYYPHLFGGIMLTAALLGLSTSYFGGISVPTLPYLLPGFGIFHKKTRGKKPVRVYMDGCFDLMHYGHANALRQAKALGDELVVGVVSDEEIVANKGPPVLSMEERLALVSGLKWVDEVIVKAPYAITEEFMNQLFNKHKIDYIIHGDDPCLLPDGTDAYALAKKVGRYKQIKRTEGVSSTDIVGRILASAKAVKVLEDGFILSDTEKSNNAKEIPVQAGQAKVGYVSQFLPTSRRIVQFSNGKGPGPNDRVVYIDGAFDLFHAGHVEILKTARQLGEFLLVGIYSDQTVSELRGSHFPLMNLHERSLSVLSCRYVDEVIIGAPWEVTNDMIKTFNISFVVHGTVAESSSALNGKSDPYAVPKSMGIFRVLESPKTITTSSVAQRIIANHEIYVKRNAKKEASEKKYYEEKKYVSGD
- the LOC113696204 gene encoding ethanolamine-phosphate cytidylyltransferase isoform X2; its protein translation is MDYESNNWMWEGMYYYPHLFGGIMLTAALLGLSTSYFGGISVPTLPYLLPGFGIFHKKTRGKKPVRVYMDGCFDLMHYGHANALRQAKALGDELVVGVVSDEEIVANKGPPVLSMEERLALVSGLKWVDEVIVKAPYAITEEFMNQLFNKHKIDYIIHGDDPCLLPDGTDAYALAKKVGRYKQIKRTEGVSSTDIVGRILASAKAVKVLEDGFILSDTEKSNNAKEIPVQAGQAKVGYVSQFLPTSRRIVQFSNGKILKTARQLGEFLLVGIYSDQTVSELRGSHFPLMNLHERSLSVLSCRYVDEVIIGAPWEVTNDMIKTFNISFVVHGTVAESSSALNGKSDPYAVPKSMGIFRVLESPKTITTSSVAQRIIANHEIYVKRNAKKEASEKKYYEEKKYVSGD